gaaaaaggtggcttaaaactcaacattcagaaaactaagatcatggcatctggtcccatcacttcacaacaaatagatggggaaacagtgggaatagtgagagactttattttgggggactcccaAATcacttgcagatggtgactacagccatgaaattaaaaaacatttgctccttggaagaaaagctatgaccaacctagacagcatattaaaaagcagagacatcactttgtaaaaaatgttctgtctagtcaaagctatggtttttccagtagtcatgtatggatgtgagagttggagtataaagaaagctgagcactgaagaattgatgcttttgaactgtggtgttggagaagactcttgagagtcccttggacagcaaagagatccaaccagtccatcctaaaggaaatcagtcctgaatactcattggaaggactgatgctgaagcttaaactccaatacttggccacctgatttgaagaactgactcatttgaaaagaccctgatgctgggaaagattgaaggaaggagaaggggacaacagaggatgagatggttgcatggcatcactgactcaatggatatgagtttgagtaagctccaggaattggtgatggatagggaggcctggtgtgctgcagtccatgaggtcgcagagttgggctgtgcaactgaactgaacctaatgtCATGAAAAGGTCCCCCAAATTTTTCTGGGACTTCAGGTAATGTTTCACTTGTGCTATAAGTAAAACCAGTTACCTGTCTAGTcacctccttttttctttcctcttctcagcTCTAACCATCATGGGCTAGATGTTGCTGAGTTTCCTGATGATGCTGCCTTCCCTAGGATGCTGCCACAGATGTCCTAGAAATGCCAAAGCAGTGCTGTGGTGTGTACAGAAGCATAgactgcacttccctggtggttgataatctgccttccaatgcagagaacatGGGTTCAGTGCCAGGTCAGgcaagtaagatcccacatgctgcagggtgacTAAGCCCtgagcaccacaatgaagatccCCAGTGCCTCAACTCAGACgtatttatgttgatgtatgacagaaaccaaaccAATATTACAAAGCAATCAtcagtcaattaaaaataaacttttaaaataatataaagacatttttttaaaccaaagcaaGCACAgaatgtccccttctcctctcccattGTAGGTTCCCCAGCACACCATTTGTGTCCCATGTCCTGGGACACTTTctactcaaaatgtggtccatggaccagcaTCATTGGGCAGAattgttagaaatgcaggctCTCAGGTCCTGTGTATCAGAATCTGCCTTTTAAGAAGAGTCCCAGGTGATTCATATACAAGTGACGGTCTGAGGAACACCTACTCAAGACACGCTCTGAGGCTACGATAAGAATGCGTTTGGGACAAGAGCAGTGTTGGGTCAGAAAACAAAAGTAGCAAATAATAGGTCCTTTTATAATGATTTCTTCTCTTTGAAGACCTTGTCTTTATGACTGGGCCAAACATAGGCTACGTGGCCCCTTCTCTTAGGATGCACTCTCCCTCAGGAGCCCCTCAATCCTCACTACCTCACCAAGAGAGACTTTTGATGACCTGTCACTTCTATTTCAGTGCAACCAGACGTGGCTTAGGCTCAAACTAAGAATCCACCACACATGGGAGATCTTATaccatgtaaaatatatatatttatatgtatttatatgtatatataatttatatacatgtaaaataattttttttgtaacAAATATTGATTCAGCAGCTATCATTTCCTAATGGAGAAAGAACCAAAAGGTTCCCACATGGAAGAGTCTTACTGTAGGTTGGAGAAACCAGCCTTATATCTTGACCCTACAGCATGTCTGTGCCCTTTCTCCAGgtgaaacaccctcttccagttCATTTCTCTACATTCTTACCCACGCTCCAAGGCCAATTTCAAATGCCAGTTtatcaatgttcagttcagttcagttcagtcactcagtcgtgtaatTCCCTCCTATACATATGCCTTTAACAATTCAGAAGCttctgtgtgttcagtcgtgtctgactctttgcaaccctgtggactgtagctcaccaggttctctgtccatggaattttccaggcaagaatgctggaatgggttgccatttcctcctccaggggatcttcccgatctagggatcaaactgcgtctcttgcatctcctgagttggcaagcagattctttaccacttgagccacctgggaagctctgacaAGTCAGAACTCCCATCATATCCTGCTTTAAGATTGTGTATGTTGAGGCCTTGTGAGAAGGGCATATGTCCCTTATAGGCAAAAAGTGTATTTTAGTCAGTTTTCTTAGATTCTCCATAGGACCTAACATGATATGCCGTAActactttttgaaaaaaaggaaacaattaaaGGTAATGAGCCTATTCTGTTAATGCTTCCCCATTCAGGAAGTGTTTAAATCAGCCTTCTCAAATCATAGTCAGAGAACATGGGGGCAAATACAAAACACTGGCTGGGATAGTTAGGAGGATTCCACTTTTTCCCAACTTTCTCTCTATCAGATTGGTTCTTTCATGCAAAATAAGGTCCTCATTGGTAGGTTAGTAGCTGTTAATCTCAGCTGAATAGCATTTCATCTTAACTTGTTTTCAGCTGAATAGAAGTGGgctggctatatatatatatatatatatatatatatatatatatatttaagcctGTTAGTATTTAAGAAGTCTCTTACCTTGGTGGGTAGCACTTTTTATGCCTGGTTTTTCCTAAAGCTGAGATGGCATCCCAGGCAAAGGGCCTTCTTTCTGAAGAATGTAGGGATGCTCTTAATCAAGTAGCATCTTACGAGCTGCATGTCAGTGATGCTTATTTATCTATGGTTAGTATGTGTCCTGGAGTCACTGTCAGGGAGGTTTGAGATCTGGTCAGGATAATATATCTTACAAAGCCTTACTCATTTTTGTTGCAGCCATGTTTCTTGTTTGATACTAGAGGGACCAATTTAGTGGCTGGGATTTTGCTTCTTTGAGGCCCAGTGATTTAGAGCTGTGATTGCAAACTGTGGATGAATAGTTGGGAGAATTCTTTTCCAGAGTAGTCCCAAAACTTGTGTGGGCATCAGACACtgctataaataatttttcatctatCTGCTAGTTTAGAGCTAGTGCTGATATGGTAGGGTTAATGAAATAGTTTGACTTTTGTAGAGTTcaattgttttaaacattttcttaagtttatttacttattggctgcactgggtcttcgttgctgttgtgtgtgctttctctagttatggtgagtgGGAActactctagttgcggtgcatgggcttctcattacggtggcttcttttattgcagagctcaggctctagggcacgtgggcttagttgccccacagtatgtgggaccttcctggactagggatcaaaccagtttCCTTTGCACTAGTGGGCGGATTCTtaaacactagaccaccagagaagtcccaagattGACTTTTGAGTGTCACTTACTTTATGCTGGACTTCTGCCAGTTGTCAACATAAATACTGGTTATAGTGCTAGCATATAGGGTTCATAAACCTGACCCTTAAAGAGGCCTAATGGCTAAATGCTAGGCACCGCGTGTTAAAACCTGGGTCACGTCTCTGAAGTAGCCTGGGTTTGAGAAGGCAGTTGGGGCCTTCTGGAAGTCAAAGAGCAAACTGAGAACCCTGGACTGAACAAAGAAGGCCTCTTTTGGACAGCCACAGAGATAACAAAGTGAGTTTGTGTGAGGTTCCAGTCCTAAACATCGACTCCTCTCACCTGCAGTCTCTCCCCATTCTTATCCCTGCTCCAGGCCTGTTATTACATTGAAGATCCAGAAGCACCTACTTTTCATACATTCTTCCAAGACCAAGCTGATGTGAAGAGGGAGCATGCAAAGCAGTTcataaaatatctaagaaaataTAAGTGTAAAATCTGCCTTCCGGTGATTAAGGTGACGATGTAGCTTTGTTATGATGATCTCTATAGGGCCTTTGCTGGGTCTGGATAACTAAGTTATCAGTTGCTATCTGACTTGTTCCATTACTCATGTTCCTACATGGGATTATAGAAGCTGACTGAGGGTAAGCATGTATCTTGTTTGTAACCTCTTTATATCATTTTGAGTAAATTTCAGTCACTAAatcttagcttttcttttctgaaaaagtgATACAAAGTGTGACCTctggaccagcagcagcagcctgacctGGGatcttattagaaatgcaaattcatgGGCCCCACTCGAAGAAACTGAGTCACCCTCTCTAAGAGAAGGGCCCAAGGAGCTAAAGAGCTTAATAAGctctccagatgattctaatCCTCTGTATAGTTTGAGAAGATCTACTGTTCTCTTCTAGAGTGGTTTGTATCTTATGTTAGCTCTTTAATTCAGATACACCCTCAGGTATTTAATACAGCTGCCTCTTCAATGTatttaataaaacaaactttttttccacTGGAACAGACTCTACATTTGTAGAGTTGTACATTCTATTtgctacatgctgctgctgccgcttagttgcctcagttgtgtcgactctgtgcgaccctaaggactgcagcctgccaggctcctctgtccatgggattctctgctgctgctgctaagtggcttcagttgtgtctgactctgtgtgacccccatagacggcagcccaccaggctcccccctccctgggattctccaggcaagaacactggagtggggtgccattgccttctcctgggattctctgctgctgctgctaagtggcttcagttgtgtccgactctgtgcaaccccatagatggcagcccactaggctcccccatccttgggattctccaggcgagaacactggagtggggtgccattgccttctgggattctctaggcaagagtaaaagagtgggttgccatgctcttctccaggggatcttcccaatccagggattgaacctgggtctcctgcattgcaggcagattctttaacgctgagccaccagggaagccctattgctACATACTTGTctcttatttcctctttcttaagAATAATTACTATTACCAACTTAAACGTTATGAATAGGGACACACCCAAATGATAGAGAATAGGTATTTATGTTCTAaagggcttcccccatggctcagatggtaaagaatctgcctgcaatgtaggagacctgggtttgatccctgagggactggcaacccattccagtattcttgcctggagaatccaatggatacaggagcttggtgagctacagtccatggggtctcaaagagtcggacacaactgagcaactaacacaaacatacatatttatgttctaaaaccaagaaacagaaaaaagtgaCAATCTAAAATTGATTTACTCCTAATGTTTTTGATATACTCTAAAGAAATGATTTAAACCTTAGTTGATGCTATTACATGTGGAAATATGCCTCCTTATCTGAGGGGTTCTTTTAACTCCAGGTCTCTAAAGACAACTAAATGTCTGGtgataactgaactgaactactctcCAAAGCTAAAGAAATTCCAAAGCTAATGAAGAGTGCACGTAACTGTGCTAGTGGTAGCTGTGCTTTGCAGAACATTAAAGTCACCTGGAGAACTTTTAAAAGCCCTGCTCCTCAGTACCAATTAAGTCAGAATGTCTGCAGCTGAAAGCCAGACACCAATATTTAAGGGGCTCCAGTGATTCCATCATGCCACAAAGCATGGAAACTACTGGCCTTTGCAAGCCTGTAAATCTACCCAGGAAGTAGGGTGTGACTAAACTGTGCCTTAGCTAGCAGAGTGACTCCCTGTTTCTCTCCAATAGAGGCCTGATATAGATAACTGGGGAACTGGTAAACAAGCTCTACTGTCTGCTCTGCAGTTGGAGAATGAGTTAAACAAGCTCCTGCAAGACCTGAAGGCCTCAGCTTCTAGGAATAGAGAAACCAATGTAAGTAATAAACGGGTCATTTCACTTCTAGATGATGGCTTGCTTTTAGGAAATGAACCCAAGGCAATGGATCATCTAATGTGTTTATTTCCTCTGAAGGAAGTATATGAACTTATTTCTTAGAGTagttgggaggtgggaggagcagtGGCCCTGGTAAGGAGGAATGCAACTCAATACAAGATGGAGAAGTCTTTTCAGGAATAATTTGCACTCTTGATATTTAAATCCATCTTGAGAACCGCTATCCTAGACTACCCCCACAAAAGTGAATGTCAATGGTGACCTATTCTATAGACTTCTCTGAAGTGTTCTTTGGTTAATGGTGAACACTCTATTGCAGTGATAACATTTCTCACCAAACTTCTTAGTTTCTCTGGAAGTTGAAGAAAATAATCTGGTAGAAAAGCTATCAACCTTGCTGCTATTGGACTCACTGTAGAACCCTGAAAACTATCAAATACCTGACCCTTACACCAGAACCCTAAAATTTCAGTGCTTGGGAATGAGGTCTGGGAAGCTACTTGACACTTACCTATGATTCAAATAGGGTGAAAAATCATTACAGTATAGCTTATTAAATTAATCTGTGCTTTTGATGAGATGCTTTAATACTCATACTCGTTGGAAGTGGATGtttggtgggaggggggttcaggatgagggggggagacacacacatacctgtggccaattcatgttgatgtatggcaaaaaccatcacattattgcaaagtaattatcctccaattaaaataaataattttaagaaaagataacattgtaaaccaactatactctaataacttttttaaaaagtggatgtTTGTGTTCATCTGGAGGTTTTGAATGTCAGAGATCAATGCCTTTGAACTTCATCATGCATGTAAATCATCTAGTCCCTTCTTAAAACATAGATTTTGATTTAGTAGGAGTGGAAGAGAttcaagattctgcatttctgacaagctccTAGAACTGCTGATCCATGAGCTATAATTTGGGTAGCAGATTAGATTGCCTCCTGCTGCAGACAATGTCCTTaatgagttttttcttgtttttatttctgtagctCTTACGCTTCATGAAAAAGTTCCTGGATGAACAGACCAGGAACATAAAATATCTGGAATACCAGCTTAACTATCAGAAGGAGTTGGAAATGTCAACCCAGAGTGAAGGACAGCCTGAAAATGCCCCCGGAACATCTGCAGCAGCAGGTCAAGAGACAGAATCTACAGGCAACTCTCCAAGTCCTCCTGCCCAGAAGGTCCCAAAGTCATCTCCTTAAGAATCCTGATCTCCATTTGACAGAAGTATGCTTCTCTTTTCATCTCAGATCCTAATCCTCCTGTTGTACATGCAAATAAATGTGTTTTGCATTATGATTATGTGTAGAGAGATTGCTATTGGAGCACAGGAAAGGTTAGGTTCATAAATGGGAGTTTGAAAGCTTCTTGAGGTACCATGGATAcattagacttaaaaaaaaaaaattctcaacaccCAGATGTAGAGTCAGGTTCTAGTAAATTCAGTTAGTCCAAGTGGATACAGATGAAATTAAGTATCATAACCTAATGTCTTGCTAATTCTCCTCCCCACAACTtaatatattgctgctgctgctaagtcgcttcagttgtgtctgactctgtgtgaccctgtggacagcagcccaccagtcccctctgttcacaggattctctaggcaagaatactggagtgggttgccatttctttctccacttaATATATTAAGTTTACAAAATAGTAGGGTTTTCTAATAAATGCAAAGCTAAACTTAAACAAGAACTCTTGGTCTAGAAAAGATGACTTCACTTGAAAGGTATACAGTGAATAGGCAGCTGCAACCCAGGTGCCCTCCCAGTGCTGGACGCAGGCATAGAGAATGGGTACACAGGTAACTAAGACACGACAGACAAGTGTTAGGATGGCCCTACCCTCTCTGCTGTGGGCTAGCCAGCAGCTACTGGGGAAATTGCTTTTAGGAGCAAAGAATGAGCATGCAATCTTGGATCACACCCAAGGGCCTCAGGTGGCTAGTAGCACCTAGGTAAAAGAGGCGTCTATAACGGGTGcctaaacagtggaaacagtgtcagactttattttttggggctccaaaatcactgcagatggtgactgcagccaggaaattaaaagacgcttactccttggaaggaaagttatgaccaacctagatagcatattcaaaacattattttgccaacaaaggtctgtctagtcaaggctatggtttttcctgtggtcatgtatggatgtgagggttggactgtgaagaaggctgagcgccgaagaattgatgcttttgaactgtggtgtgggagaagactcttgagagtcccttggactgcaaggagatccaaccagtccattctgaaggagatcagccctgggatttctttggagggaataatgctgaagctgaaattccagtactttggtcacctcatgcgaagagttgactcattggaaaagactctgatgctgggagggactgggggcaggaggagaaggggatgacagaggatgagatggctggatggcatcactgactcaatgcacgtgagtctgtgtgaactctgggagttggtgatggacagggaggcctggcgtgctgcgattcatggggttgcaaagagtcggacacgactgagctactgaaccgaactgaattgaaaactctgggatctaatgtctgatctgaggtggagttagtataataatagaaataaagtgtgcaataaatgtacttgagtcatcctgaaaccatccccaacCCCTGGTCGGTAGAAATATCTTCCTTGAAACCGGTCACTGGTGCCAGAAGATTGGAGACCACTGCACTATAGGATTGTGTCCTGACTTGAAAACTAACTCAATGGCTTTGAATAAGTTTTTATTTGCCTTAGGCATTGATGCAGTTTaatcatctgtaaagtgggattaCTATTACTTAGTTCATAAAGTTAATAAAAGgattgtgctgtgttgtgcttaatTGGTTAGTCCAAATAAAAGGATTAAGGATTATATAAAGTATCTAACCACAGCGCCTGCTCAGATTATGTATTCTGTTATTTGTACAATAAATAGTGCCACTGCTTAAACATGTGGAAAGCCAGTACATAACAGAAGCACtgacagtaagaaaacaaatcaCTGAAATTAAGCCAGAATCTTAATACATTTAATCTTAAAATAATCTTGTTTGAAACAAGGATAAGTGATCATGAGAAAGAACCAACTATATATCTTGGAAAAACTGAAGTTAACAAATGGGCTGAATATTCAAATAAGCACAGCTAATCAAACAAGTGATCTAGAAGTAAGCTAAGAAGTTCTCTGGCAAAAGAAATGGTCTTCAAAAGTTAAAACATGGAGTTGCAACAAAAGATCTAGTTAGAGTTCCAAgaggaaagaaatcaagagaTCTATTATAGTGAAATTTTAAAGCATCAAGGATGAAAAAGTTTGCCATTAAGTCATCATTTAAGGAAAACTGATGTATTAATAACAGCTTTTTCACCAATAttagaagcagaaataaaaatcttcCAAACACTGGAGGGGGAAATTAATAGACCTAGGATAgaatagcagagaaggcaatggcaccccactccagtactcttgcctggaaaatcccatggatggaggagcctggtaggctgcagtccacgcggtcgcgaagagtcggacatgactgagcgacttcactttcacttttcactttcatgcattggagaaggacatgcaacccactccaatgttcttgcctggagaatcccagggacgggggagcctggtgggctgccgtctatggggtcacacagagtcggacacgaccgaagcgccttagcagcagcagcagtagcagcagcaggatagaaTAGACCAATTCGGGTATTCACTAAATTTATCAGAAGTTTTTAACCCAAAGACCTTTACTGTGAACAGTATCACTGTTTCAATAGCAAAATGTAAGGGCATGGGCTTCTATGGGCAGGTTTAAAGTAACCTAGCTGATATTAATATAAGTGTGCTATGCTTGAGCAATTCTAACGGGAAAGGGTATGCCCCAAGGGAATAGTCAACCACATCATGGATTTTTCCTACCTTTTATACAAGTCACACATCTTGAAAATCATTGCCATGGCAAGCTTGTCACCACTGGAGAAATACTAGTGTACAAAGCACTCTTGAGTAAAGTTCTCACTTTTACAATtactaatttatattaattttatacttaTTAGTGAATGATAGAAAATCACATTAAATTGAGAATAAGACCACATTATCCTCAGCACTAATTATTGCGTTCTGAACGTTCTCAAACAGCATTTCTGAACCTcagtactattttttttattgatgatATTCCCCATTCTATATATTACATCCCTGTGactaatttttttataattttatttatttatttttgggagtgctgggtcctcattgctgagcaggcttttctctagttatggcgagtgggggggctactctctggttgaggtgcacaagcttctcactgtggtgcttTCTCTGGTGGAAcacgggcttcaatagttgcagcacatgggcttcgtAGTTTCGAgtgccaggctctagagcacaggatcaatagttgtggtacaagggcttagttgctccatggcatgtgggatcctcctggaaaagggattgaacccatgtctcctgcattggcaggcagattctttaccactgagccaccaaagaagccctcaACCTcagtactattaatattttgaggCTAAAGACCCATTGTTATAGGGAGTAATCCTTCCCGTTGTAAGGTGTCAaggagcatccctggcctctaacTACTAGATAGAGCCTTCTCCAGTTGTAACAAAAATGTCATTCTCTTTTGTGGCTAagcaatattctattgtatatacatattacatctttatccgttcatctgttgatggattcATAAGTTGCTTCCATACTTTCCCAATTGTAATTCCATACTTTGGCAAATGCTGCTACGAatgttggggtacatgtatctttctgaattagagtttttgttcttttcaaaatttacctaggaatgaaattgctgggCCATGTGGTctgtctatttttagttttttgggaagcctccatactgctttccacagtggctgcaccaatttatatttcccaCCAACACtttaggagggttcccttttctccacatcctcaccaacatttatttctgctctttttttaaaatgtgactttggattgttctttttatatttatttatgttccacttcatggcatgtaggatcttagttcccccaccaaagATGGAGCTTGAGGCCCCTGAATTGGAagtatggaatcttaaccacagaCTGCCAAGGAGGTCtcctatttgtgttctttttgatgataaccattctgaccaCTATGAGCAGATaatcacattgtggttttgatttgcatttctttgatgattagtgatgttgagcatcttttcatgtgccttttaaCCATCTCCGtttcctctttgaaaaatatgtattcagtTCTGTCCATCTTTTAAATGgattgtttttttgatgttgagttatatgagttatttatatatgttgaatattaaccccttattagtcatatcatttgcaaatattttctcccattcagtagactctctttttgttttgttgatggttccctttgctgtgcaaaagcttttaagtttaattaggtcccacttgtttatttgttcttttgtttcctttgctttgggaGAGGGatccaaaaaaaaatattgctgcaatttctGTCAAAGAGTGCTCTGCCTATATATTCctcaaggagttttatagtatctgttcttacagttaggtctttaatccattttgagttaatttttgcccatggtgttagagaatactTTCATTTCACTCTTTTATATGTGTCTGtctagtttttccagcaccacttattgaagagattatcttttctccattgtatattcttgccccctttgtcatAGACTAATTAATCATaagtacatgggtttatttctgggctttctttcctgttccattgatttatatatctgtttttgtgccagttccacactattttgattactgtggctttgtggtatagtctgaaggCGGGGAGtatgattcttccagctctgttcttctttctctagattgttttgactatttggggtcttttgtgtttccatacaaaatttaaagttattatagtcttatgaaaaatgccattagttctatttttttgaatctgCCACCTCTGTGTGACTCCTTATCCGAACGTATTCTACTTCTAACTCCAACCCTCTTGTTGCACTAACCCTCTTTGATCATAGAAGTTCTCACTGATAATGGGACCTCATCCTTTTGGGAGTGAATATTTACTATTGATTTCTGACACCTACCACTTTTGCAAATCCTATTCTCAGAAACAGCTGCAGCACTGTTGTGGCTTTCTGAACTAAAGCCTATGACTTCAGATGCTCCAAACAGTTATCACCTAGGATACTTAAAGGAAGAGAACGAGGAGGAAAAAATCCATTAATAATACAGTGTGTGTCTTATGACACACACTAAAATGTTTACTTCCTAAAAGTGAGGAATACTTCTTGAGTGCAAAAATTATATCATTTACCTGCTAATGAGGTTTCAGTAATAGGGCTATGCTAACAGAAGGTCCTTTTGGAAACTTTAGgtacataaatgcaaaaaggcaagccCTCATAAAGAATCATGAAGGCAACCTAGATTGGAGGAAGCCAGTTAATTTTGTGACTACAGAAAAGAGATACTGCTTTAGAAAAAAGTATCAAAATCACTTAGCCTAGATGGCTATCCTGGTCATTTCTCACCTAcaggaaattcttaaaaatgaatgatttaGAAATCCCCATCTCAAGTAACAATGatcaatacaaaataagaaaggGCTTGGTGGGGAACTGATATGTAGATGCTattagagaaaaaggaagggaaataaaCCATAGTTTA
The sequence above is a segment of the Bos mutus isolate GX-2022 chromosome 1, NWIPB_WYAK_1.1, whole genome shotgun sequence genome. Coding sequences within it:
- the LOC106700877 gene encoding soma ferritin, whose translation is MASQAKGLLSEECRDALNQVASYELHVSDAYLSMACYYIEDPEAPTFHTFFQDQADVKREHAKQFIKYLRKYKCKICLPVIKRPDIDNWGTGKQALLSALQLENELNKLLQDLKASASRNRETNLLRFMKKFLDEQTRNIKYLEYQLNYQKELEMSTQSEGQPENAPGTSAAAGQETESTGNSPSPPAQKVPKSSP